One window from the genome of Carassius carassius chromosome 15, fCarCar2.1, whole genome shotgun sequence encodes:
- the LOC132157648 gene encoding uncharacterized protein LOC132157648 — MSFTATPGHHGPWVHPQRRTRAGSRATTSPPPAFDISIRNRFAPLRETGRNAVIIGDSIVRHVSATLAEGKVHTHCLPGARVLDVSAQIPAILKVDESPRAVVLHAGVNDTTLWQTETLKRDFSSLIETVRSTTPAATIVVSGPLPTYRRGHERFSRLFALNEWLLSWCKEQKLLFVNNWNLFWERPRLFRADGLHPSRIGAELLSDNISRTLRSM, encoded by the coding sequence atgtccttcactgcgacgccgggacaccacggaccctgggtgcatccacagcggaggacgcgagccgggtcccgggcgacgacttctccccctcctgccttcgacatctccatccggaaccgcttcgctcccctccgcgagacaggacgcaacgctgtgatcatcggagactccatcgtccgacacgtaagtgctacgttagccgaaggtaaagtgcacactcattgtttgcctggtgctcgtgttctcgatgtttctgcgcagatacccgcgatcctgaaggtcgacgagagccccagagcggtcgtgcttcacgccggggttaacgacaccacgctgtggcagacggagacgctgaagagggacttcagcagcctgatcgagacggttcgcagcacgacgcccgcggcgacgatcgtcgtgtcaggaccactgcccacgtatcgacgaggacacgaaaggttcagtagactttttgctttaaatgaatggttgttgtcatggtgtaaagaacagaaactgctatttgttaataactggaatcttttctgggagcgtcctaggctgtttcgcgctgatggattacaccccagcagaatcggagcggagctgctctctgacaacatctccaggacacttcgctccatgtga